A region of Salinibacter sp. 10B DNA encodes the following proteins:
- a CDS encoding alpha/beta hydrolase, translated as MPQSVTYQDLHIEAHGPHDAPPLLLLHGWGSSARNLRPLADALSTSYRTHSIDLPGHGTSPPPPEPWGVPEHAALLHAYIENEIQSPVTLLGHSNGGRISLYMASTPSYADLVDRLVLISPSGIRPERSWRYHLRSGLAHILKAPFQALPSPLRTPALDWLRHSLVWRLLGSSDYNTLSGVMRETFVKTVNHYLDDELEQIHVPTLLFWGTEDTAVSRRQMGIIEESIDDCGLVELEGAGHYGHLDNFDTVLSGTRHFLENT; from the coding sequence ATGCCCCAATCTGTGACCTATCAGGACCTGCACATCGAGGCGCACGGCCCCCACGATGCCCCTCCTCTCCTCCTCCTTCATGGCTGGGGCAGCAGTGCCCGAAATTTGCGCCCCCTCGCCGACGCCCTGTCGACCTCCTACCGAACACATTCCATCGACCTGCCGGGCCATGGAACGTCGCCTCCCCCTCCTGAGCCGTGGGGCGTTCCCGAGCATGCCGCTCTTCTACACGCCTACATTGAGAACGAGATCCAATCCCCAGTCACCCTCCTCGGCCACTCCAACGGAGGACGTATTTCGTTGTATATGGCGAGCACCCCGTCGTACGCTGATCTCGTTGACCGCCTCGTCCTTATTAGCCCATCAGGGATCCGTCCTGAGCGCTCCTGGCGCTACCACCTGCGGTCCGGCCTGGCCCACATCCTGAAAGCGCCCTTCCAGGCCCTTCCGTCCCCTCTCCGGACCCCCGCCCTGGACTGGCTCCGACACTCTCTGGTGTGGCGCCTGCTGGGCTCCTCCGACTACAATACCCTTTCGGGGGTCATGCGCGAGACGTTTGTAAAAACGGTTAACCACTATCTGGACGACGAGCTGGAGCAGATTCACGTTCCTACGCTTCTGTTTTGGGGGACGGAAGACACGGCCGTCTCCCGTCGGCAAATGGGCATCATCGAAGAATCGATCGACGATTGTGGACTCGTCGAACTGGAAGGCGCCGGCCACTACGGTCATCTCGACAATTTTGACACTGTTCTCTCTGGTACCCGACATTTCTTAGAGAACACGTAG
- a CDS encoding ribonuclease HII: MLDYEQRLWTDGYQRVAGLDEAGRGCLAGPVVAAAVVLPPETEIPAIADSKALSEEQRLDARTQIEEQALSFAIAHCSPDEIDELNILQAALEAMRRAASECQPPPDFLLVDGNQWSRSLTEAPWPYETVVKGDATSQSIAAASILAKTERDATMRTLHDQHPEYGWDTNVGYPTQQHYDALAEHGVTPHHRQSFTLFRD; encoded by the coding sequence ATGCTCGACTACGAACAACGCCTGTGGACGGATGGATATCAGCGAGTAGCAGGCCTCGACGAGGCTGGACGGGGCTGTCTGGCCGGGCCCGTCGTGGCTGCCGCCGTCGTCCTCCCGCCCGAAACGGAGATCCCTGCGATTGCCGATAGTAAAGCGCTTTCCGAAGAACAACGGCTCGACGCCCGTACCCAGATCGAGGAACAGGCCCTCTCGTTCGCAATCGCCCATTGCTCGCCCGACGAGATCGACGAGCTCAACATCCTGCAGGCCGCCCTTGAGGCCATGCGCCGGGCCGCCAGCGAGTGCCAACCGCCCCCCGACTTCCTGCTGGTGGATGGCAATCAATGGTCGCGCTCCCTCACCGAGGCTCCCTGGCCGTACGAGACTGTAGTGAAAGGCGACGCAACGAGCCAGTCCATCGCTGCTGCCTCCATTCTTGCCAAAACGGAACGGGATGCCACAATGCGTACGCTACACGATCAGCATCCCGAGTACGGCTGGGATACAAACGTAGGCTATCCCACCCAGCAGCACTACGACGCCCTTGCCGAGCATGGGGTCACCCCTCATCATCGACAGTCGTTCACCCTCTTTCGGGATTAA
- the murF gene encoding UDP-N-acetylmuramoyl-tripeptide--D-alanyl-D-alanine ligase yields MTIALSILATIATVFAGWRAMRRTRFFLHIFQLETYKFDRYGDWLLTHIPSAVVRLSHAVGAGLLGLAAAGFAYYDANWVALGLLPLWTLSFISSRRYRSDQEKKPLAFTARMTRLALATGAVALLPLACGALYGWMRADPSGFFWYLLGFLVTDLGAPLWVALGAGLTHPIETIIQEGFKREARQHLKERSNLSVIGITGSYGKTSTKFIVAELLRQKFNVYATPSSYNTPMGLCLAVNEHLKPEHQVLVLEYGIRYPGDIDELCDIARPSLSVVTTIGVAHLETMGSMDAIADEKGKLVEYTSPNGPTVLNADDDRVDAMAARADGPVWRISTEGAPDADITAHNIRYDTNGTSFSVTDDTGTTATFHTRLLGVHNVTNVLLAVAVGRSMGLRLRQMAHAAERIDPIEHRLQLRERGNVTIIDDAFNSNPIGARNAVEILGQMNEGRRVIVTPGMVELGERQWSENKTLGTHIAEHGIDLAVLIGSEQTAPIREGLAEAEFPDERVKIFESLFEAQEFLKQYLESGDVVLYENDLPDQY; encoded by the coding sequence ATGACGATTGCCCTCTCCATTCTCGCGACCATAGCAACCGTATTCGCGGGGTGGCGGGCCATGCGGCGCACGCGTTTTTTCCTCCATATCTTTCAGCTGGAAACCTACAAGTTTGACCGATACGGCGACTGGCTCCTCACCCACATCCCCTCGGCTGTCGTCCGCCTTTCACATGCAGTCGGCGCCGGTCTCCTGGGACTGGCGGCAGCCGGATTCGCCTACTACGACGCTAACTGGGTCGCTCTGGGACTCCTTCCCCTCTGGACCCTGTCATTCATCTCGTCGCGACGCTACCGCAGCGATCAAGAAAAGAAACCGCTCGCCTTTACGGCTCGAATGACCCGTCTCGCACTCGCCACTGGCGCGGTGGCTCTCCTTCCTCTTGCGTGTGGGGCCCTGTACGGATGGATGCGTGCCGATCCAAGTGGCTTTTTCTGGTACCTGCTGGGCTTCCTCGTGACCGACCTCGGCGCGCCGCTCTGGGTCGCCCTCGGGGCTGGCCTCACTCACCCCATCGAAACCATCATTCAGGAAGGCTTCAAACGAGAGGCACGACAGCATCTGAAAGAGCGCTCGAACCTTTCGGTCATCGGCATTACCGGTTCCTACGGGAAAACGAGTACCAAATTTATCGTTGCCGAGCTGCTGCGGCAGAAATTCAATGTGTACGCAACCCCCAGCTCATACAACACGCCGATGGGGCTCTGCCTCGCCGTCAACGAGCATCTCAAGCCTGAACACCAGGTCCTCGTACTGGAGTACGGCATCCGCTACCCCGGCGATATCGATGAGCTCTGCGACATCGCGCGCCCGTCCCTCTCGGTCGTCACGACCATCGGCGTCGCCCACCTCGAAACGATGGGGTCCATGGACGCCATCGCGGACGAGAAGGGGAAGCTCGTCGAGTACACCTCTCCGAACGGCCCCACGGTCCTGAACGCCGACGATGATCGGGTAGACGCAATGGCGGCCCGTGCAGACGGGCCCGTATGGCGCATCTCGACCGAGGGTGCTCCCGACGCCGACATTACGGCCCACAACATCCGATACGACACAAACGGAACGTCCTTTTCCGTCACGGACGATACCGGCACGACGGCAACGTTCCACACACGCCTGCTCGGCGTGCACAACGTGACGAATGTATTGCTGGCCGTGGCCGTGGGCCGGAGCATGGGACTTCGGCTGCGGCAAATGGCTCACGCCGCCGAACGGATTGACCCGATCGAACATCGACTGCAACTCCGCGAGCGCGGAAACGTGACGATCATTGACGACGCCTTCAACTCGAACCCCATCGGAGCCCGCAATGCAGTCGAGATCTTGGGGCAAATGAACGAGGGACGACGCGTCATCGTGACTCCCGGGATGGTGGAGCTGGGCGAACGGCAGTGGTCGGAAAACAAAACGCTCGGCACGCACATTGCCGAGCACGGCATTGATCTGGCCGTGCTGATTGGCTCCGAACAAACGGCCCCTATTCGGGAGGGACTCGCAGAAGCAGAGTTTCCGGACGAGCGAGTGAAGATTTTCGAGTCTCTCTTCGAGGCGCAGGAGTTTCTGAAACAGTATCTTGAATCGGGAGATGTGGTGCTCTACGAAAATGACCTGCCCGATCAGTACTGA
- a CDS encoding AMP-binding protein, translated as MPGTASTPTNTFPFDQEVVWTPDPDVVADSNLQHFIDEHGLSGLDDLRTRAANDVGWFWAAVLDDLDVEFYQDYDEIVDLSEGIQHPTWCVGGEMNIVHNLLDKWQGTPVEDQVALRWEGEDGTTQTLTYGALHQRVCRCANALRDMGLGRGDRIGLYMPMTPEIVIAFLAIIKIGGVLLPLFSGYGVGAIVTRLQGAEAKALFTADGFARRDSPIKMKETADEAVRQCPSVEHVIVHRHLDRTDVPMTEGRDVFWSEALAGHDDEAYTERTKAEDVVMIIYTSGTTGPPKGTVHTHCGFPLKGAQDMYHSMDLKPEETMYWMSDMGWMMGPWLVFGTLTVGATMVLYDGAPDHPDPGRLWRMVDDHEVTHLGVSPTLIRALKTHGNEPVDAADLSSLRAIGSTGSPWDPESWMWCFETVLDGEKPILNYSGGTEISGGILCGNFLEPLKPAAFSGPVPGMDADVVDSEGTPVRGEVGELILRKPWIGMTRSFWGDDDRYHDAYWSRFEDVWVHGDFAAIDEDGLWYILGRSDDTINVAGKRIGPAEIEALLNAHEAVAESAAIGVPHDVKGSEIVAFAVLQPEHDESDALRADLMQQVVAEMGKPLKPREILFADALPKTRNAKVMRRLIRAAYLNEDLGDTSSLEDPNTVQAIQNAR; from the coding sequence ATGCCTGGAACCGCTTCCACCCCCACAAACACATTTCCGTTTGACCAGGAGGTCGTGTGGACGCCCGACCCCGACGTGGTGGCCGATTCGAATCTGCAACACTTCATCGATGAGCACGGACTGTCCGGGCTCGATGATTTGCGCACTCGTGCCGCCAACGATGTCGGATGGTTCTGGGCGGCGGTGCTCGACGATCTCGACGTCGAATTCTACCAGGACTACGATGAGATCGTCGATTTGTCGGAGGGAATTCAGCACCCGACGTGGTGTGTGGGCGGCGAGATGAACATCGTCCACAACCTTCTCGACAAGTGGCAAGGCACTCCCGTCGAGGACCAGGTTGCTCTCCGGTGGGAAGGCGAAGACGGAACGACTCAGACCTTGACCTATGGGGCCCTTCATCAGCGCGTGTGTCGATGTGCCAACGCGCTCCGCGACATGGGATTGGGACGGGGCGATCGAATCGGGCTCTACATGCCCATGACGCCCGAAATCGTGATCGCCTTCCTTGCGATCATCAAGATCGGCGGCGTCCTCTTGCCTCTCTTCAGTGGCTACGGGGTGGGTGCGATTGTCACCCGACTGCAAGGCGCCGAGGCGAAGGCCCTGTTCACGGCCGACGGCTTTGCGCGCCGGGACTCTCCCATCAAAATGAAGGAGACGGCGGACGAGGCTGTTCGCCAGTGTCCATCGGTCGAGCACGTCATCGTGCATCGGCACCTTGACCGAACGGATGTGCCGATGACCGAGGGTCGGGACGTCTTCTGGTCGGAGGCACTGGCGGGCCACGACGATGAGGCCTACACGGAGCGTACGAAGGCCGAAGACGTGGTGATGATCATCTACACGAGTGGCACCACTGGTCCTCCCAAGGGGACGGTGCACACGCACTGCGGCTTTCCCCTCAAGGGCGCGCAGGACATGTACCACTCGATGGATCTGAAGCCAGAAGAGACAATGTACTGGATGAGCGACATGGGGTGGATGATGGGACCGTGGCTGGTGTTCGGCACCCTGACCGTCGGCGCCACCATGGTGCTGTATGACGGGGCCCCCGACCATCCGGATCCGGGACGTCTCTGGCGCATGGTGGACGATCACGAGGTCACGCACCTGGGGGTCTCACCTACCCTCATCCGGGCCCTCAAAACCCACGGAAACGAGCCCGTCGACGCCGCCGATCTATCGAGCCTGCGGGCCATTGGCTCCACCGGTAGCCCCTGGGACCCCGAATCTTGGATGTGGTGCTTCGAAACGGTGCTCGATGGCGAAAAACCCATTCTCAACTACTCCGGCGGGACCGAAATTTCCGGGGGCATTCTCTGCGGCAATTTCTTGGAGCCCTTAAAGCCGGCCGCCTTTTCCGGTCCTGTGCCTGGCATGGACGCCGACGTGGTGGACAGTGAGGGCACCCCGGTCCGGGGCGAGGTCGGCGAACTCATCCTTCGAAAGCCCTGGATTGGCATGACCCGGAGCTTTTGGGGTGACGATGATCGTTATCACGACGCCTATTGGAGCCGTTTCGAGGACGTGTGGGTCCACGGCGACTTCGCCGCCATCGACGAGGACGGCCTCTGGTACATCCTGGGGCGCTCGGACGATACCATCAACGTTGCGGGCAAGCGCATCGGCCCCGCCGAAATTGAAGCTCTCCTCAATGCACACGAGGCCGTGGCAGAAAGTGCCGCTATCGGGGTCCCGCATGACGTCAAGGGATCGGAGATCGTCGCCTTCGCGGTGCTGCAGCCCGAACACGACGAGAGCGATGCCCTGCGTGCCGACCTCATGCAACAGGTCGTCGCCGAAATGGGCAAACCGCTCAAGCCTCGTGAGATTCTGTTTGCCGATGCTCTTCCCAAAACGCGCAACGCCAAGGTGATGCGCCGCTTGATCCGGGCCGCGTATCTCAACGAAGACTTGGGCGACACATCAAGCCTGGAAGACCCCAATACTGTCCAGGCAATTCAAAACGCACGGTGA